The Candidatus Krumholzibacteriia bacterium genome includes the window CTTCTCCTGTGTCTCCTTCTCGTCGAATTCCTCGGCCCAGGCGCCGTGGAAATAGACTGCGTTCAGGATTTCCAGCACGAGGTCGTGAGGCAACTTGTCCACGATCGAGTCGATCTTCCCATGCGTCTTCTCCCGCACCCAGGCATCGATCCGTGCGGCGGTGTCGCCGGGCTCGAGCTGCACCACCTGCGCCTCGTACGCCTTGGCGGTACGCTCGACGAAGTCGCGGCGGAGAGCCTCCCCGGACGCCACCCAGAGCGAGGTCGCGATCTCGAGCTCGATGCCGGGATCCTTACGGTGGATGGACCGGAGCAGCCCCGCAGTGCCGGCGTGTAACGAATCGAGGCCGAGGCCTTCGATTCCCAGGCAACGCCCCATCTCCGCGCGCGTTTCGCCTCTGGCGCCGCTCCAGGCCACTCCGAGTGCGAGCGCGATGCTCGCGGGCGAGATGAAGACATTCTGCCGCGGATTCTGCCGGTAAATTTCGCCCAGGAGCTTGGCCCCGAACCGGTTGGACGCCTGCACGAGAGGATCGAGGGGTTTCCCCGAGGCCGCAAGAACGATCGCCGCACGTAGGACGAAGCACAGGAAAACAGCGGATCGAACGACACGCAGTGCGTGCACGCTGCGC containing:
- a CDS encoding serpin family protein — translated: MHALRVVRSAVFLCFVLRAAIVLAASGKPLDPLVQASNRFGAKLLGEIYRQNPRQNVFISPASIALALGVAWSGARGETRAEMGRCLGIEGLGLDSLHAGTAGLLRSIHRKDPGIELEIATSLWVASGEALRRDFVERTAKAYEAQVVQLEPGDTAARIDAWVREKTHGKIDSIVDKLPHDLVLEILNAVYFHGAWAEEFDEKETQEKPFHLLGGGVEPLPMMARYGTYPYFEGAGFRAAALAYVGDMMHLCVVLPDSQSGLGAVIASLASDTGWGWAQQLEPRYGEVVLPRFTLTYDLTMNEVLKKMGMERAFDPGRADFSGMAGVAGDIWINRVRHKSWVEVNERGTEAAAVTEVEMTKGTEAVAPSKPFRLIVDRPFLCVVRDRMTGLVLFLGVVTHPQQL